A window of Micromonospora sp. WMMC415 genomic DNA:
CCTGCTCACCCGCCGCCCGCACGCGGTCAGCGACGGACAGCTGCAACGCGCCTGCCTGGCCCGGGCGCTCGTGCACCGGCCCGGTTACCTGCTCTGCGACGAGGCCACCGCCATGCTGGACGCCTCCACCCAGGCCCATCTCGCCACCGTCGTCACCGACTACCAGCGGCGGCACCACGCCGGAGTCCTCCTCATCACCCACGATCCCGCGCTGATGACTCGCCTGGCGACCCGCGTCGTCGACCTTCCGCCCGCGGTCGGGCCATGACCGGGCCGCGTCCGGCCTGGTTCGTCGAGCCTCGCGTCCGGCTTCGGGGCGCCGGTCGTCTACCGGCTGCGCTCCACGACGTACTCGGTCAGGTCGAGCAGGAACCGTCCGTCCTCGGTCTCGGCCGCCGCGCCCAGCGCCCGTTGGCCTTCACGCCGTGCGGCCGCGGCCAGCTCCCGCGCGCTGCGGCGCGCGGACTCGACACAGTCGTACGCGAGGAGTCGCCCGTGCAGCCAGCGCACCTCCGCCGCCGTGCGTTGCGTCCGGGTCCGGCTCAGGAACCCGACCAGCCGTTCGCGTTCGTCGCCGGTGCACCTCCGCATGAAGTCGATGAGGATCAGGGTGCGCTTGCCCTCCCAGAGGTCACCCGCGATCTCCTTGCCGTACCGGGCGTAGTCGCCGGTCAGGTTGAGCGCGTCGTCCTGGATCTGGAACGCCGCGCCCAGGTACCAGCCGTAGCGGTCCAGGATGTCGACCGCGTCGTGCCGCCCGGTGGCGGCGAGGACTCCGGTCCGGCACGGATAGATGCACGTGTACCAGGAGGTCTTCTTCAGGCACATCCGGTAGTAGTCGTCGGCGTCCAGGTCGCAGACGTTGTCGTGGATCCAGCCGATCTCGATCGCCTGCCCCTCCAACGAGTGGCGCAGCATCAGCTCGGTCTCCTCGAACAGCCGCCACGCGATGCCCGAGCCGAGCGCCTCGCGGTTGGCGGCGAGCCGTTGCAGCGCCAGCAGGTTCGTCATGTTGCCGACGTTGAGGGCGACGCCGACCCCGTACTCGGCGTGCAGCGTTGGTGCCCCGCGCCGCCGCTCGCTCTCGTCCTGGATGTCGTCGTGGATGAGGAACGCGTTGTGGAACAGCTCCACGGTCACGGCGGCGTTGAGCCCCACCGGCGTCGCACCGCCGAACGCCCGGCAGGTCGCGAGGCACAGCGCGGCGCGCAGCCCCTTGCCCCACCGCCGTGGGTACTCGGCCACCAGGTCGTAGAGGTAGCGTGGCCCGCCCGAGGGCAGGTCGTTGAGCAGCGCGCCGATCACGAGCGTCCGGTAGCGCTCCAGGATGTGCTCGACGCGCCCACCGGCCAGGCCGGTGGTCGACGCCATCGCCCGCTCACCTGTCCGACGG
This region includes:
- a CDS encoding polyprenyl synthetase family protein, giving the protein MASTTGLAGGRVEHILERYRTLVIGALLNDLPSGGPRYLYDLVAEYPRRWGKGLRAALCLATCRAFGGATPVGLNAAVTVELFHNAFLIHDDIQDESERRRGAPTLHAEYGVGVALNVGNMTNLLALQRLAANREALGSGIAWRLFEETELMLRHSLEGQAIEIGWIHDNVCDLDADDYYRMCLKKTSWYTCIYPCRTGVLAATGRHDAVDILDRYGWYLGAAFQIQDDALNLTGDYARYGKEIAGDLWEGKRTLILIDFMRRCTGDERERLVGFLSRTRTQRTAAEVRWLHGRLLAYDCVESARRSARELAAAARREGQRALGAAAETEDGRFLLDLTEYVVERSR